From the Halomonas sp. MCCC 1A13316 genome, the window TCAGCCATGAGGACCAGGCCGTGCGCGGCCGTATCGAGGCCCTGCTGGCAGGCCAACTGGACAAAGGCGCCCCGACCTATACCCTGTGATGGTAAGCACTGCCGTTTCGGGCCATACAACTGACGAGTTTCACCCTGCATGTTTGTCGACTCTCACTGTCACCTCGACCGCCTCGATCCGAAGACTCACGACGGCAGCCTCACCGTCGCTCTGGAGGCGGCCCGCGCACGCGACGTGCGCCAGTTCCTTGCCATTGCGGTGACCCTCGAGGACGTGCCGAGCCTGGCCGGGATCGCTCGTGAGCACGCCGACGTGGCGATCTCCGCTGGCGTGCATCCGATGCATTTGCTTGAGCGCGAGCCCGACCTCGAGCTTATCAAAGAGACGGCGGAGCGCTTCGGTGCCGTGGCCATCGGCGAGTGCGGGCTGGATTACCATTATCTCGAAAAGACGCCTGAGCACGTGCCTTCGCGGGAGGTGCAACGCGAGCGCTTCAGGTGTCAGTTGATTGCCGCCACCGAGCTCGAGCTGCCGGTGATCGTGCATACCCGCGATGCCCGCGAGGACACCCTGGCACTGATTCGTGAACACAGCGATCCGGCCATCGGCGGGGTGCTGCACTGTTTCACCGAAGACCTCGAGATGGCGCGGGAGGCGGTTGGTCACGGCTTCTACATCTCGCTGTCGGGTATCGTCACTTTTCGTAATGCCGAGAGCCTGCGCGAGGTGGCGCGCCGTGTGCCTCTCGACCGGCTGCTGATCGAGACCGACAGCCCCTACCTGGCGCCGGTGCCGCATCGCGGCAAGCCTAACGAGCCGGCCTGGGTAGTGGAAGTGGCCCAGTGCATCGCCAGAGAGCGTCGTATCAGCATCGACGAGGTTGCCATGCAGACCACGGCCAACTTCTACCAGCTGTTTCGCCAGGCCGCTCCGGAGGTATCTGACGAGACTCGCGATGTCCTGGCCCGGGCCGGCCTGGTGTAGCCAGGGGGAGAATTTCATGTCGAAGGGACAAGCATGAACCTGGACCCACTGCTCAACCACGTCGAGCCCGATGGGGTCATTCCTCCTGTGGACCGCTGGCAGCCGACCCAGGCCGGGGAGATGGACCTGGAGATTGCCGCCGACGGCCGTTGGTTCCACGAAGGCAGCGAAATGACACGCGCCCGCCTGGTCAGGCTGCTTTCGACGCTGCTGCGACGTGAACACGACGGCCACTATTATCTGGTCACCCCGGTGGAGAAGCAGCGTATCCATGTGGTCGATCGCCCCTTCGTCGTGGTCGATGCCGAGCAGGACACGGCAGGGGATTGGTGGTTCACTACCAATGCCGGCGACCGCTTGCGACTGGACGACGTGCATCGGCTGCAGCTGAGTGCCACGCCTGACGGCACGCAGGTGCCGGAGGTGCCAGTGCGCTTCGGCCTCTCGGCCCGTCTGGGTCGCAACGTCTTCTACCGCCTGGTGGACTGTGCCGAACAGCGCCAGGAGGAGGGCGGTGGGAACGAACTCGGCTTGACCAGTGCAGGCGTATGGCAGCCGCTGGGCAATTTGCCCGCCGAGGCTCCGTGAGGCTGACCGTCGAGCAGCGTGCCGTTGTCGAGCACGATGCCGGTCATGCCCGGGTAGCCGCCGTGGCGGGTGCCGGCAAGACTACCACCCTGGTTGCGCGCGTATTGCACCTGCTCGCACGCGGGGTCCCGGCGAACCGGGTCCTGGTGTTGATGTTCAACCGCTCGGCGCGCGACGACTTCCAGCGTCGGCTCGTCGAGATGGCGCCAGTGGGCCAGCGCCTGCCGGACGTGCGTACCTTTCATTCGCTGGGACATCGTCTGACCGCGAGCCTCACCCGCTGGGGCGCACTGGCACCGCGCCGACTGATCGCCGCCGATTGGCAGGTGGAGCGGCTGCTGCGCCAGGCTACCCTTGACGTACTGGAGGATGGCGAACAGCGTGAGATGGCTCTTGAGGCCGATACCCTGGAGGCGCTGGCGCTTTTCTGCGGCCTGGTGAAGGCCGAAATGATGCCGGCGGGCACCCTCCTGGAGCGGCTCGATTACGACGAAGGCACCGAGCACTTTGCCGAGGCCTTCGAGCGCCTCGAGGCGCTGCTCTTAGAGCACGGTCTCATGACCTATTCCGACCTGCTCTATCGGCCCCTGCGCGCGCTGGAGGCGGATGCCGGCTTGGTACGACGGGTCCAGGGCTTTCTCGACCAGGCGATCGTCGACGAGTACCAGGACATCAACCAGGCCCAACTGCGCCTGCTGGCACTGCTCGCCGGACGCGACGCCGACGTGATGGCGGTAGGGGATGCCAACCAGTGCATCTACGAGTGGCGGGGAGCCCATCCCGACACCATGCGCGAGCATTTCACCGCGACTTTCGGTGCGGCGACCGATTACCCGCTCTCCACCACCTTCCGCCATGGCCACTCGCTGGCACTGCTGGCCAACCATGCCATCGCCGCCAATCGGCGGCGGCCCGACCAGCTATGCCTTGCCGCCCCCGGTAATCCACGCACCGAACTGACCGTCGAACAGGGGCGAGCGGCGTTACTGGCTACCCTCGACAGCTGGCAACACGTCGGGCGAGCGTTGAGCGAGGCGTGCTTACTGGTGCGCAGCTGGGCATTGTCGGTGCCCGTTCAACTGCAACTGCTGCAAGCCGGCATCCCGTTTCGCCTCTCCCGCGAGGATCGCTTCGTCTTCCGTCTGCCACTGGTGCAGGCACTCGCCGGCTACCTGCGCCTGGCACGGACCCCGGCCTTGCTGCTCGACCCGGCACATCTTCTGCGCATGTTCGAGCAACCCACACCGTTCGTTGCCCGTGAACGTCTCGTTGCCCTGACACAGCGGCTGGCGCAGACGCAGCACTACCCTGAACGGGACGATCCCTTGCTGGCCGGCCTCAAACCCATGCAGCGCCGCAACCTGAAGCGGCGCTGGACGCTACTGTGTGAACTTCCCCGTCTCGGCCGCTGGGAGCCGGCGCGTCTGCTGACGCATGTGATCGACTCCCTGGATGCCGAAAAGGTACTCAAGCGCGCCGCCGCACGCCGCGAGAAAGGCGAAGAGGACGTGCGCCTGCTCGACGTGCTCGTCGAGCAGGCGGGGGAGACACGTGACATCGACGCCTTCATCGAACTGCTCGAGCGCCCTGTCGAAAATCATGCCGACGGGCTGCTGATCACCACCGTGCACGGCGCCAAGGGATTGGAATGGCCGCTGGTGATGGTCGCAGGCGTCAATGAAGAAGATTTTCCCCACTACAGCCGCGACAATCCGCTGTCGCCCGAGCGTCTGGAAGAAGAGCGACGCCTGTTTTACGTTGCCGTAACCCGCGCATGCGAGCGCCTGCTGCTGCTACACGACGGTGGCGACCATCGTCCCAGTCGCTTCCTTGCCGAGACGGCATGGGAAGATTGCCGCCAAGTCGCGGCTCGGCTGTCGGACCCAGCGCAGGGAGATGCCTCGCTGACAGTCGCTTCACCCGAGCTGGTCTCGCGCTACCTGGCCGCAGTGGATCGTGAGG encodes:
- a CDS encoding DUF1285 domain-containing protein; the encoded protein is MNLDPLLNHVEPDGVIPPVDRWQPTQAGEMDLEIAADGRWFHEGSEMTRARLVRLLSTLLRREHDGHYYLVTPVEKQRIHVVDRPFVVVDAEQDTAGDWWFTTNAGDRLRLDDVHRLQLSATPDGTQVPEVPVRFGLSARLGRNVFYRLVDCAEQRQEEGGGNELGLTSAGVWQPLGNLPAEAP
- a CDS encoding ATP-dependent helicase, producing MRLTVEQRAVVEHDAGHARVAAVAGAGKTTTLVARVLHLLARGVPANRVLVLMFNRSARDDFQRRLVEMAPVGQRLPDVRTFHSLGHRLTASLTRWGALAPRRLIAADWQVERLLRQATLDVLEDGEQREMALEADTLEALALFCGLVKAEMMPAGTLLERLDYDEGTEHFAEAFERLEALLLEHGLMTYSDLLYRPLRALEADAGLVRRVQGFLDQAIVDEYQDINQAQLRLLALLAGRDADVMAVGDANQCIYEWRGAHPDTMREHFTATFGAATDYPLSTTFRHGHSLALLANHAIAANRRRPDQLCLAAPGNPRTELTVEQGRAALLATLDSWQHVGRALSEACLLVRSWALSVPVQLQLLQAGIPFRLSREDRFVFRLPLVQALAGYLRLARTPALLLDPAHLLRMFEQPTPFVARERLVALTQRLAQTQHYPERDDPLLAGLKPMQRRNLKRRWTLLCELPRLGRWEPARLLTHVIDSLDAEKVLKRAAARREKGEEDVRLLDVLVEQAGETRDIDAFIELLERPVENHADGLLITTVHGAKGLEWPLVMVAGVNEEDFPHYSRDNPLSPERLEEERRLFYVAVTRACERLLLLHDGGDHRPSRFLAETAWEDCRQVAARLSDPAQGDASLTVASPELVSRYLAAVDREGVKLTQRAPAVAEPGATYSTQPYRPGQWLRHAVFGEGEVVVVEGDPADPVIEVNFKQAGRRRLLACRAPIELLASEGARTVPVQGERA
- a CDS encoding TatD family hydrolase: MFVDSHCHLDRLDPKTHDGSLTVALEAARARDVRQFLAIAVTLEDVPSLAGIAREHADVAISAGVHPMHLLEREPDLELIKETAERFGAVAIGECGLDYHYLEKTPEHVPSREVQRERFRCQLIAATELELPVIVHTRDAREDTLALIREHSDPAIGGVLHCFTEDLEMAREAVGHGFYISLSGIVTFRNAESLREVARRVPLDRLLIETDSPYLAPVPHRGKPNEPAWVVEVAQCIARERRISIDEVAMQTTANFYQLFRQAAPEVSDETRDVLARAGLV